From Aquificota bacterium, one genomic window encodes:
- a CDS encoding ribonuclease H-like domain-containing protein, translating into MERFVAFDIETFCPIEELSQEELLYLIGRKDLLSKDRLYREISTNPYVSYVISFAFFFIESNIAEVYYVCEEEKEEIKDYAINHRVIKVFYKPIVMNSGLLEAERMLLEYFWEKFSTIERPITFHGESFDMEFMRIRTIIHGLKPKSFMDYLRSKYTYNIDLKEFFRFAKNNYSLSFISRRFNLPVDKGDMDGSKVREAFLNKRYKDIAEYNLRDVIITGLLYERVKDYIHWHGDDFPQLKERMLNLLESKNMLEPKEFLKYVLEKDILTSAEASKLINFYLLKQNKASNQRQMDKPKENTVSEKQIGFLRDLAQKVDVDMEEVCDQLSSYTIRQVIQSLEEEEIT; encoded by the coding sequence ATGGAGAGGTTTGTAGCCTTTGACATTGAAACCTTTTGTCCCATAGAAGAGCTTTCGCAGGAAGAGCTTTTGTATCTCATAGGTAGGAAGGACCTCCTTTCTAAGGATAGGCTTTACAGGGAGATTTCTACAAACCCCTACGTTTCTTATGTTATTTCCTTTGCTTTCTTTTTCATAGAATCAAACATTGCAGAAGTTTATTATGTGTGCGAGGAAGAAAAAGAAGAGATAAAAGATTATGCAATAAACCATAGAGTTATAAAGGTGTTTTATAAGCCAATAGTTATGAACTCCGGCCTTTTGGAAGCAGAAAGAATGCTTTTGGAATATTTTTGGGAGAAGTTTAGCACAATAGAAAGGCCTATAACCTTTCATGGTGAAAGCTTTGATATGGAGTTTATGAGGATAAGAACCATAATACATGGTCTAAAGCCAAAATCCTTTATGGATTATTTACGTTCAAAGTATACTTATAACATAGATTTAAAAGAATTTTTTAGATTTGCTAAAAATAACTATTCCCTAAGCTTCATATCAAGAAGGTTTAACCTTCCAGTAGATAAGGGGGATATGGATGGTTCAAAGGTTAGGGAAGCCTTTCTTAACAAAAGGTATAAGGATATAGCGGAATACAACCTAAGGGATGTTATCATTACAGGTTTGTTATACGAGAGGGTGAAAGACTATATACACTGGCATGGAGATGACTTTCCACAACTTAAGGAACGTATGTTAAACCTTTTGGAATCAAAAAATATGTTAGAACCTAAGGAATTTTTGAAATATGTTTTAGAAAAAGATATCCTTACATCGGCGGAGGCTTCAAAGCTTATAAATTTCTACTTGCTTAAACAAAATAAAGCTTCAAACCAGAGGCAAATGGACAAACCAAAAGAAAATACGGTTTCAGAAAAACAGATTGGTTTTCTTCGCGACTTGGCTCAAAAGGTAGATGTGGATATGGAGGAGGTATGCGACCAGCTTAGCTCTTATACCATAAGGCAGGTAATACAATCCTTGGAAGAAGAAGAGATAACATAG
- the fliP gene encoding flagellar type III secretion system pore protein FliP (The bacterial flagellar biogenesis protein FliP forms a type III secretion system (T3SS)-type pore required for flagellar assembly.) has product MKLIILSLLFISLSFSQQIIPNIDLRVGTGQLDTSIRLLILLTILSLAPSILIMTTSFIRIVIVLSLLRQAIGTPTVPPNQVIVSLALFLTFFIMKPVFDQINQEALQPLLKRQITDQVFFERTSSIIKDFMVKNTRKESLKVFLDVANLPKEERERIKGPDDIPLSVVIPAFMVSEITTAFQIVFLLYLPFLIIDLVVASILISIGILMIPPQIISLPFKIMLFVLANGWELVVLSLVRSYQ; this is encoded by the coding sequence ATGAAGCTGATAATACTTAGCCTTTTATTTATTAGCCTTTCCTTTTCACAGCAGATCATCCCAAACATAGACCTAAGGGTTGGCACAGGACAGCTTGATACCTCCATAAGGCTACTTATCCTCCTTACCATCCTTTCCCTTGCGCCCTCCATACTCATAATGACCACCTCCTTCATAAGAATAGTTATAGTCCTTTCCCTTCTTAGGCAGGCCATTGGCACTCCAACCGTGCCACCAAACCAGGTTATAGTTTCCCTTGCCCTTTTCCTTACCTTCTTTATTATGAAGCCAGTCTTTGACCAGATAAACCAGGAAGCTCTTCAACCTCTCTTAAAAAGACAGATAACGGACCAAGTGTTTTTTGAAAGGACCTCATCCATAATAAAGGATTTTATGGTTAAAAATACACGCAAAGAAAGCCTAAAGGTCTTCCTTGATGTGGCAAACCTCCCAAAGGAGGAAAGGGAAAGGATAAAAGGACCAGATGATATTCCCTTAAGCGTGGTAATACCAGCCTTTATGGTAAGCGAGATAACCACTGCCTTTCAGATAGTCTTCCTTTTATACCTTCCCTTTTTAATAATAGACCTTGTGGTAGCCTCCATACTCATATCCATAGGCATACTAATGATACCACCGCAGATAATCTCCCTGCCCTTTAAGATAATGCTCTTTGTGCTTGCCAACGGATGGGAATTGGTGGTATTATCTCTTGTAAGGAGCTACCAATGA
- a CDS encoding YifB family Mg chelatase-like AAA ATPase — MFCRIKSGGVLGIEGFEVDVEVDISNGLPQFSIVGLPDKAINEAKDRVRSALKNTGFQLPVKRITVNLSPSHLKKQGTFYDLPMALGIIRLSTGLDFPEDYVVMGELSLDGKINPVKGVLPVVLSLKKLGYRRFIVPMRNAKEAGIVEGVEVYGFESLKDVVDFLVGNIKKEPVRVDLQEIFSNFESFDVDFSEVYGQHQAKRAMEISAAGFHPVMLIGPPGAGKSMLAKRLITIMPPLTFEEAIEITRIYSVAGLLDEKTPIITRRPFRNPLTNASESALVGGGTTPQPGEISLAHRGVLFLDEFPEFSRKAIESLRQPLEDGRVTVSRVGGRISFPSEFLLVVAMNPCACGNYGNPYKACTCTPVQLRAYQSKISGPIMDRIDLRVWVNPVEKEELLSMNSGETSAQIRERVIRAVDIQRERFKNSKTKYNSRMTNEEVKKYCVMTQEAHSLLKGALDRLNLTGRGYMKVLKVSRTIADLEGEEKIASHHIAEALQFRIKEKTPTL, encoded by the coding sequence ATGTTCTGTAGGATAAAAAGCGGTGGGGTTTTGGGGATAGAGGGGTTTGAGGTGGATGTGGAGGTAGACATATCCAACGGGCTTCCCCAGTTTTCTATCGTGGGCCTTCCAGACAAGGCCATAAACGAAGCAAAGGACAGAGTAAGGTCAGCCCTAAAGAACACAGGCTTTCAGCTTCCTGTAAAAAGGATAACGGTAAACCTCTCTCCTTCTCACCTTAAAAAGCAAGGCACCTTCTACGACCTTCCCATGGCCCTTGGCATCATAAGGCTTTCTACAGGCTTGGATTTTCCAGAGGATTATGTTGTCATGGGCGAGCTTTCCCTTGATGGGAAGATAAACCCTGTAAAGGGAGTTTTGCCGGTGGTTTTATCCTTGAAAAAGCTGGGCTATAGGCGTTTTATAGTGCCAATGAGGAACGCGAAGGAAGCTGGCATTGTGGAAGGTGTGGAAGTTTATGGCTTTGAATCTTTAAAAGATGTGGTGGATTTTTTAGTGGGTAATATAAAAAAAGAGCCAGTAAGGGTGGACCTTCAAGAGATATTTTCAAACTTTGAAAGCTTTGATGTGGATTTTAGCGAGGTCTATGGACAGCATCAGGCAAAAAGGGCAATGGAGATATCGGCAGCTGGCTTTCATCCTGTTATGCTAATTGGACCTCCGGGAGCTGGCAAGAGTATGCTTGCCAAAAGGCTCATAACCATAATGCCACCCTTGACCTTTGAAGAGGCTATAGAGATAACACGCATATACAGCGTGGCAGGCCTTTTGGATGAGAAGACTCCCATAATAACCAGAAGGCCCTTTAGAAATCCACTTACCAACGCCTCAGAGTCCGCCCTTGTGGGAGGTGGCACCACACCACAGCCGGGGGAGATCTCCTTAGCCCATAGGGGTGTTCTTTTCCTTGATGAGTTCCCAGAGTTTAGCAGAAAGGCAATAGAATCTTTAAGACAGCCCTTAGAGGATGGGAGGGTTACTGTTTCAAGGGTTGGGGGAAGGATAAGCTTTCCTTCGGAGTTTTTGCTTGTGGTGGCAATGAACCCATGCGCCTGCGGAAACTACGGGAATCCATATAAGGCCTGCACATGCACCCCCGTGCAACTAAGGGCCTATCAATCCAAGATATCTGGGCCCATAATGGATAGGATAGACCTAAGGGTGTGGGTAAACCCGGTGGAAAAGGAGGAGCTTCTTAGTATGAACTCGGGAGAAACTTCGGCGCAGATAAGGGAGAGGGTTATAAGGGCTGTGGATATTCAAAGGGAAAGGTTCAAAAACAGCAAAACCAAGTATAACTCACGCATGACTAACGAAGAGGTGAAAAAGTATTGTGTGATGACGCAGGAAGCTCATAGCTTATTGAAAGGCGCCCTTGATAGATTGAATTTAACCGGTAGGGGCTACATGAAGGTCTTAAAGGTCTCAAGGACCATAGCAGACCTTGAAGGCGAAGAAAAGATAGCAAGCCATCATATTGCAGAGGCGCTACAGTTTAGAATAAAGGAAAAGACGCCCACATTGTAA
- the flgG gene encoding flagellar basal-body rod protein FlgG, whose product MFRALWTSASGMTAQQTNLDVISHNMANVNTVGFKKMRATFQDLVYQTIRDPGAPTSPATRNPSGFQVGLGTYVSDTYGIFTQGNILQTGNNLDVAIQGDGFFKVVMPDGTIAYTRNGQFRLDADGRIVNPDGYPLDPEITIPPDAISVGIGPDGTVTVLRQGATTVEEVGRIELAKFVNPAGLRRIGNNLFIQTDASGEPIVDNPGNQGLGTLLQGYLEASNVNIVEEMVNLIIAQRAFEFNTKGITAADEMLGQTANLRR is encoded by the coding sequence ATGTTTAGAGCCTTATGGACCTCAGCATCGGGCATGACAGCCCAGCAAACAAACCTTGATGTAATATCTCACAACATGGCAAACGTTAACACTGTGGGCTTTAAGAAGATGAGGGCAACCTTTCAGGACTTAGTCTATCAAACAATAAGGGACCCAGGAGCTCCCACATCACCAGCCACACGTAATCCCTCCGGCTTCCAAGTGGGTCTTGGAACCTATGTATCGGACACCTATGGGATTTTTACACAAGGGAACATTTTACAGACTGGCAATAACTTGGATGTGGCCATTCAAGGTGATGGCTTTTTTAAGGTGGTTATGCCAGACGGCACAATAGCCTATACAAGGAATGGACAGTTTAGGCTTGATGCGGACGGAAGGATAGTTAACCCAGATGGCTACCCACTGGACCCAGAGATAACCATACCCCCGGATGCTATAAGCGTAGGCATTGGTCCAGACGGAACCGTAACTGTTCTAAGACAGGGAGCTACCACAGTGGAAGAGGTGGGAAGGATTGAGCTTGCCAAGTTTGTAAACCCAGCAGGCCTTCGTAGGATTGGCAACAATCTTTTTATACAAACAGACGCTTCTGGAGAGCCTATTGTGGATAACCCTGGAAACCAGGGCTTGGGAACGCTTCTTCAAGGTTATTTAGAAGCCTCCAACGTGAATATAGTGGAGGAGATGGTAAACCTTATAATAGCCCAGAGGGCCTTTGAGTTTAACACAAAGGGCATAACTGCAGCGGATGAAATGCTTGGCCAGACTGCCAATCTAAGGAGATAG
- a CDS encoding flagellar basal body-associated FliL family protein gives MAEEVKEAREEKKGKSKLIFIVAFLLILLAGGGGAYFFLFAKKDKKEEKAPLPSHVGVMMEIGTFTVNLADKDVDAYARVSITLELPDEKVRQEVEKRLPIIKDAIIDVISSKTSSFVKTPEGRENLRLELIKRINTILFEGGVRNIYFTEFVVQTT, from the coding sequence ATGGCTGAAGAAGTAAAAGAGGCAAGGGAGGAGAAAAAGGGAAAGTCAAAGCTAATCTTTATAGTTGCTTTTCTTTTAATACTTCTGGCTGGTGGTGGAGGTGCTTATTTTTTCCTTTTTGCAAAGAAGGATAAAAAAGAAGAAAAGGCACCATTACCATCTCATGTGGGTGTTATGATGGAAATTGGCACCTTTACTGTTAACCTTGCTGATAAGGATGTGGATGCTTATGCGAGGGTATCCATAACCTTGGAACTGCCCGATGAAAAGGTTCGTCAAGAGGTAGAAAAAAGGCTTCCCATAATAAAGGATGCCATCATTGATGTGATAAGCAGTAAAACCTCATCCTTTGTAAAGACGCCAGAGGGAAGAGAAAACCTTAGACTTGAGCTTATAAAGAGGATAAACACCATACTCTTTGAAGGTGGTGTTAGGAACATATACTTTACGGAGTTTGTAGTGCAGACCACATGA
- a CDS encoding 2,3-bisphosphoglycerate-independent phosphoglycerate mutase codes for MLEALVQKNNTKLLLIVLDGIGGLPVKDGKTELELASTPNLDSLAKRSALGLHIPVDYGITPGSGPGHLGIFGYDPLKYQIGRGILEALGLGLEVRSTDIAIRANYATVERLNGRLVVKDRRAGRIPTEENRRITSKLSEKIKEIDGVKVFFAPGMEHRVAILLRFPEELPEGSDRIKDTDPQKEGLEPIEPRGETEASERVAKVVRRLLERVEEVLKDEERANYMLLRGFSQKPKMESFEERFGLKACAIAVYPMYKGLASLVGMDLISFEGQSIEDEIKALKEVWKDYDFFFLHIKKTDSYGEDGNYKGKVKVIEEFDKNLSQILELKPDVLVITGDHSTPSVLKGHSWHPVPVLLHSPYVLGGTSQRFTERECLKGELGIFPAKKLINLMLAHSLRLAKFGA; via the coding sequence ATGCTTGAGGCCTTGGTCCAAAAGAACAATACAAAGCTACTATTGATTGTGCTTGATGGCATAGGTGGCCTTCCTGTAAAGGATGGGAAAACGGAGCTTGAGCTTGCAAGCACGCCAAACCTTGATAGCTTGGCAAAAAGGTCAGCCCTTGGCCTTCATATCCCTGTAGATTATGGCATAACTCCCGGTAGTGGGCCTGGACACCTTGGTATCTTTGGCTATGACCCATTGAAATACCAGATAGGAAGGGGCATACTTGAGGCTCTGGGCCTTGGATTGGAAGTGAGGTCCACCGATATAGCCATAAGGGCCAACTACGCCACGGTGGAAAGATTAAACGGAAGGCTTGTAGTAAAGGATAGAAGAGCCGGAAGGATACCCACAGAAGAAAACAGGAGGATAACATCAAAGCTATCCGAAAAGATAAAGGAGATAGACGGGGTTAAGGTCTTTTTTGCGCCCGGTATGGAACACAGGGTTGCCATACTCCTTAGATTTCCAGAAGAGCTTCCAGAGGGTAGCGACAGGATAAAAGATACGGACCCGCAGAAGGAAGGGCTGGAACCTATAGAGCCAAGGGGTGAGACGGAAGCTTCCGAAAGGGTGGCAAAGGTGGTAAGAAGGCTTTTAGAGAGGGTTGAAGAGGTATTAAAGGATGAGGAAAGGGCAAACTACATGCTCCTTAGGGGCTTTTCTCAAAAGCCAAAGATGGAAAGCTTTGAAGAGAGGTTTGGACTAAAAGCCTGCGCCATAGCGGTATATCCTATGTATAAAGGCCTTGCAAGCCTTGTAGGCATGGACCTTATAAGCTTTGAAGGACAAAGCATAGAGGATGAGATAAAGGCTCTAAAAGAGGTATGGAAGGACTATGACTTTTTCTTCCTTCACATAAAGAAGACAGATTCTTATGGAGAGGATGGAAACTACAAGGGAAAGGTAAAGGTTATAGAGGAGTTTGATAAAAACCTTTCACAAATACTGGAGCTAAAACCCGATGTGCTTGTGATAACGGGAGACCACTCTACGCCTTCCGTTTTAAAGGGACACTCTTGGCATCCTGTGCCCGTGCTTTTACACTCTCCCTACGTGCTTGGTGGAACATCTCAAAGGTTTACAGAAAGGGAGTGTTTAAAGGGTGAGCTTGGCATATTTCCAGCCAAAAAGCTGATAAACCTCATGCTTGCCCACTCTCTTAGGCTTGCTAAGTTTGGAGCTTGA
- the mqnC gene encoding dehypoxanthine futalosine cyclase has product MVQAEVYEKVLEGERLSPEEALSLFEEDITVLGYLANEVRKRHHPENIATFVIDRNVNYTNVCVAGCKFCAFQRKVGSPEGYVLPKEDILKKVEELVEWGGTTLLMQGGLNPDLPLSYYEDLISSIKERFPQVQIHSFSAPEIVYLAKIERLSIREVLKRLKEAGLDSLPGGGAEILSQEVRSFLSPGKCTVEEWEMVHRTAHELGMTSTATMMFGHVEKPWHIVEHLERVRRIQDQTGGFTAFIPWTFKKGKTQLDNLEEASSNYYLKVLAISRLYLDNFKNIQSSHVTQTMQIGIIGLNFGANDLGSVMIEENVISSTSYKVSIPKVEDMVEAIRSAGFVPAQRDTYYRIVRVFD; this is encoded by the coding sequence ATGGTGCAGGCGGAGGTCTATGAAAAGGTTTTGGAAGGAGAGAGGCTAAGTCCGGAGGAAGCTCTTAGCCTTTTTGAGGAAGATATAACAGTTTTGGGATACCTTGCCAATGAGGTAAGAAAAAGGCACCACCCAGAAAACATAGCCACCTTTGTCATAGATAGGAATGTAAACTACACCAATGTATGCGTGGCAGGGTGCAAGTTCTGTGCTTTCCAAAGGAAGGTAGGCTCTCCAGAAGGCTATGTGCTTCCAAAGGAGGACATACTTAAAAAGGTTGAGGAGCTTGTAGAATGGGGTGGGACAACCCTTCTCATGCAAGGCGGCCTAAACCCAGACCTACCACTTAGCTACTACGAGGACCTTATAAGCTCCATAAAGGAGAGGTTTCCACAGGTTCAAATACACTCTTTTTCTGCACCGGAGATAGTCTATCTTGCAAAGATAGAGAGGCTAAGCATAAGGGAGGTGTTAAAAAGGTTAAAAGAGGCGGGCCTTGACTCCCTTCCAGGCGGTGGTGCAGAAATCCTTTCCCAAGAGGTACGAAGCTTTTTAAGCCCCGGTAAATGCACCGTTGAAGAGTGGGAGATGGTCCACAGGACGGCCCATGAGCTTGGTATGACTTCTACAGCCACCATGATGTTTGGCCATGTGGAAAAGCCTTGGCATATAGTGGAACACTTAGAGAGGGTAAGGAGGATACAGGACCAGACGGGAGGCTTTACCGCCTTCATACCTTGGACCTTCAAAAAGGGCAAAACCCAGCTTGACAACTTAGAAGAGGCCTCTTCCAACTACTACTTAAAGGTGCTTGCCATCTCAAGGCTATACCTGGATAACTTCAAAAACATTCAAAGCTCTCATGTAACCCAAACCATGCAAATAGGCATCATAGGCCTTAACTTTGGGGCCAACGACCTTGGAAGCGTGATGATTGAGGAGAATGTAATATCTTCCACTTCTTACAAGGTAAGCATTCCAAAGGTGGAGGATATGGTGGAAGCCATAAGGTCTGCGGGCTTTGTGCCAGCCCAGAGGGATACCTATTATAGGATTGTAAGGGTTTTTGATTGA
- a CDS encoding nitronate monooxygenase family protein produces MSLRPLKLRNKTIPIPIIQGGMGVGISWERLAGAVAKEGAVGVVSAVGTGYRYPELVKRDKFGRPIGSVYAHSKEALTRIIQEAKRISEGNGAIGVNILCAITDYGRVVADAVEAGADAIISGAGLPLRLPEYVGDADVALIPIVSSARALNLICRTWEKKYKRLPDAVVLEGPKSGGHQGFKYEECFMPEYRLENLFPSVLEEAKKWGDIPVIVAGGVWSYKDILYYMERGASGVQMATRFIATYECDAPPIYKEILLNVEEEDIILLKSPVGYPLRVVRTPFIERLLAGYNGWNGCVSHCITPCNKGEEAKKVGFCIADRLGAAWLGDYEEGIFISGANGHLLKKQGIISVKELIEMLTGKRPDPTLEDSYALK; encoded by the coding sequence ATGTCTTTAAGGCCCTTAAAGCTTAGGAACAAAACCATACCAATACCCATAATACAAGGGGGTATGGGTGTGGGTATATCTTGGGAAAGGTTGGCGGGTGCAGTGGCAAAAGAGGGAGCTGTGGGAGTGGTGTCAGCAGTAGGAACTGGTTATAGGTATCCAGAGCTTGTTAAAAGAGATAAGTTTGGAAGGCCCATAGGGTCTGTGTATGCTCATAGCAAGGAAGCTCTTACAAGGATAATTCAAGAGGCAAAGAGAATATCTGAAGGCAATGGCGCCATAGGCGTGAATATACTATGTGCCATAACGGATTATGGTAGGGTTGTGGCAGATGCAGTAGAAGCCGGTGCAGATGCCATAATATCTGGCGCTGGGCTTCCTTTGAGGCTTCCCGAATATGTGGGTGATGCGGACGTAGCTTTAATTCCCATCGTATCTTCCGCCAGAGCTTTGAACCTTATATGTAGAACATGGGAAAAGAAATATAAGAGGCTTCCAGATGCAGTTGTTTTGGAAGGGCCCAAGTCTGGAGGCCATCAAGGATTTAAGTATGAAGAGTGCTTTATGCCAGAATACCGGCTTGAAAACCTATTCCCTTCTGTGCTTGAAGAGGCAAAAAAGTGGGGAGATATACCTGTAATAGTGGCTGGTGGAGTTTGGAGCTATAAGGATATACTCTACTACATGGAAAGGGGAGCAAGTGGAGTCCAAATGGCTACGCGATTTATAGCAACTTATGAATGTGATGCACCACCCATTTACAAAGAGATATTACTAAATGTAGAGGAAGAGGATATAATACTCCTTAAATCTCCCGTCGGCTATCCTTTAAGGGTTGTAAGGACCCCCTTTATAGAAAGGCTTCTTGCAGGATATAACGGCTGGAATGGGTGCGTTTCTCACTGTATAACTCCTTGTAATAAGGGTGAAGAAGCCAAAAAGGTTGGCTTTTGTATAGCGGATAGGCTTGGAGCTGCATGGCTTGGAGATTACGAGGAGGGCATATTCATAAGTGGCGCAAACGGCCATCTTCTTAAAAAGCAAGGTATTATAAGCGTAAAAGAGCTGATTGAGATGCTAACCGGTAAAAGACCAGACCCCACATTGGAAGATTCTTATGCGTTAAAATAA